A stretch of DNA from Sugiyamaella lignohabitans strain CBS 10342 chromosome B, complete sequence:
CACAGATCGACCACCTACGAGTGGGTCAATGATTGAGGTACCCCCAATGGAACCACCTCCTCAAGTAGAGGCACtacttgaagaagaagaaccaccaTTAATTCCAGATGGTTATCATTCAGCTGCATTGTTAGGTTTCTCTGGCGACCAAGATCCTTTTTTGCTTCAATATTACAATTACAATAACAAAGATCAGACATACCACTTTATCAAACATGCGATTCGTCGGGTGAGTGATAACCACGCTTTTCCAGTTCAGTTCTTGGCGTTCAATGACGAACGAGGACATAGTGTAGAAGATGAAAGGGCGGCCCAGCTTGATAAAATTGACAGATTAGCAGGAAAATTTGAGGTACAGTTACTGGCTCTGTACTTTAGATTTGTCCACCCCACTTATCCAATCGTCGATAAAATGATTTTCTATCgagattattattatagcAAGAAGAGTATCAATCCTGGACTCCTATCAGGACTGCTGGCTTTGAGTTGCGTGTGGTGGAAGTATGATTCTGTATTATGTGTTAATAGTATTCCCCCTGGTTTGTCCGAAGAACTCTATGCCGAGTGTGCCAAAGCTGTGGACAGAGATATCAAGTACCCTAGTTTGTCGACTGTTCAAgcattgttgttgttgttacAGAAAAGACTGTTAATGGATCAGACGGCAGAAACGTATGCTGTGAATATCGATGTTTCCAGGCTCATTGCCGTTGCTCACAATATCGGGTTGCATTTAGATTGTTCATCTTGGAATATTCCTCCATCAACAAAACGGTTACGTACTAAACTATGGGCTACTATTTACATTATGGAAAAATGGACTTCGGTCAATCTTGGACGGCCATCACTATTGACAAATGCCAATTCGAACGTTGATCTTTATAACTCGGATGATGCTAGTGAACAGCTATTTGTACATCTTGGAAGATTAACGGCCATACTTGAGGCTATAATTCAAGAGCTTTACAGTATTAGGTTTGCAGAGGGCCAGTATTATAATACACGAGATACTCAGCAGAAAGTTGATCATTTCTTCCGTGCTATCGAAGCATGGAGGAGTGATCTACCAGAAGATGTGAAGGATATGCAATGTGCGCTTCCAGGACAATTTTGTAAAAATGGTACCCTCCATTTGGCAGCACTGACAATCGAAATATTACTTCATCGAATTCGGTTACGACCCATATGCTCTACATTGGCTGAGTATCCTAGATACCGAGAACATGCTGCAGAGACCATTCAACGAGTTATTCAGTTCACGTTAGAGATTACTCATTCCCATCTTCATGCATTTTGGTATTCGATGACACGACTGAACTTCTCAACCATAGCTCATTTCGTCTTCTATTTTCATCTTACGAGTCCCAACCCACAGGAATATGGCGAGACTCGAGACACATTAAGAAAGTGGCTTTGGGCATTACGAGTGTTGAGCCAGGGATGGGAAGAAGGCACTGGATTAGCAACGCTGCGGATGGATACTGTGTTTTGGATGGGCAAAGACTTGTTTTCTCAAAATGGCTCGGTAAATTCAAATGAAAACATAGCGAATAACAACCATGTCCAGCACACCGCAGATGATAATATGGGGGAGAAATCACATATTACGCAGCATCAACCACATGATCAGAATCTAGGTTCGGTTATGGAAGCTCCCCACTCAGAGTCAATTCCTCCACCTTTACCGGTCGCTTGGGCTGCAAATCAAAACATTGAGCCATTTCACGATCTCGTTGATGATCCTCGTAACCACCCAGAATTCGGCGAAGAAGTCGATCATATGCTTCTTCTAAATGAGGATATTATGCCACAGTCTGAGCAAGTTGACCTCTTTCTAGGCCACGAAGTGCCTGATAACACCAATGTGTATTCTGAGTATTTCGAAAATGATTCTGAGGAGGGTATGTTAACAACCCAAGAGTTGCATGACTTGCTGGCTATCCCTGACGAAGTATTGTTTTCTAATGACCCTGCTAGCTATGTGCATGCCGCCCAACAACCTTGAATAACTTGACAAGTATGACACAAACTAGCAATTTATGTTTTCCAGGACTAATGATAACGAACATAGTATGTATTTTACAACGATGACTATAATGAAATATATGTATTCTAAATACTTTCGCCCATTGCTAACCCTGCGACTCCTCTCTGTATGAAACAATATCGTCTACAGAGGTAGCAGTTCCTCCGCAAACAATGACTACTATTACTGAATCAGGCCTTAGGTCGATCAGGCTTGCCAGTTTGTTCTCGTATATCGGCACTAAAGAAGCTCCACAGGCTGGCTCGACAATAAACTTGTGATCTTGGGCAAACTTCTCACATGCAGAGCAAGCCTCTTTATCAGTGACGGTAATTGAAATGGTCTTGTGTTCTTGGACAGCCATTTTAACAACCTGTTTGGGGATAAACGTTGATCCCAGGGTAGTGGCAACTGTGTCGATGGAGTCTAATATTACCTGCTTGCCAGCGCCAACTGACTTGTATAGTGTAGCTGCGCCTTCCGTCTCGACAGTTATGATGGGAACCTCCTCCCACCCATTTCTTTCGAGACCTCTGACAACCCCAGCATAAAGTCCGCCACCTCCAACAGACAATATTATTGCATCAGGTCGGATATCTTTGCCAAGGGGTTGTAGCTGTTGCTTGATCTCATCAATCATTGTGGCATGCCCATTCCAGATctcttcgtcgtcaaatGGATGGCAGTAGACTGGTTCGATATCATCTGGCAAGGAAGGAATTAGTTCGTCTACCAAGTACGAATTTGCAGCGGCCCAATGGTCACCGTGCACAATCGTCTTAGCGCCAATCTTTTGAAGGCGGTCGATAGTGGGCTGTTTAGTCAGTTTGGGGACAACTACGGTACAGGGCACTTTGTGTAACTGCGCTGCATAGGCTGTTGCCATTCCGGCGTTACCACCTGATGAGCTGAACAATTGTACATTTGGTTTTGTGGTATTCTTAATTTTACTCTGTACCAGATTAGAGATACCTCTCGATTTGAATGAACCACTAGGCTGTGTATTCTCCAGTTTTAAGAAGACTTTGCAGTTTCGTGACAGATATACCGAGGGTAATAACGGTGTTTCGTGGTATCCTGTAAGGAGCTCCATTGTTCGAGTATTGAAATCCGTTAACTATAGGGAAGGCACTGCTGTTTAAATATTGCATATCTGTATATGCGGGGGAGGGACTCCGGATGTGCGTTATCAGCTAGTAATCAGCAGACGGGTTTCGTAGTCCTGATCGCCACTTATTATAACTGACAGGATTTAGGACCGCTTCGAATCGTATTCTCCTGGCCGATTGTAGTCGTGTTTATGGTACATTAAGTCCGATCCCAGTTCACCACATGACCAAACGGTGAAATCTTAGTAGGTACCTTGTTTTTGTTACACATAGGGTACTACATATCTGCAAAGTAATGCAACAACGTAATCAGTATCAATAAAACGAAAGGAGCCCACGGTAATTAGAAATATCCAAGAATAGACCAAGAATTATCAACCAAAGTCACATTCAATTACCTGTAAACGCAGAgacaaattaaaaaatgaACGGAGCCAAGCTTCTCTAAAAAATGGTCCCTGGCGGGATCGAACCGCCGATCCCCGCGTTATTAGCACGGTGCCTTAACCAACTGGGCCAAGGAACCAAGATCTTGCTCATGTCTGACATAGTTTCCATTTACATGTCAACTGTTATCTTGAATCGGTGAGTAGCATGCAATCCAACCCCAACCCTAGAAGCTAAGAAGAATGAATGAACGAGTAAACCTTGtttaaagtcctatactatacatattaatacaattcaaataaattcAAATCCCATAATTTACACATTACCAAGAGGACTGCTCGCATTTTACCCGACTACAGGCTGTTTACTTTGGCTGTTTTGATGTATAGTATACGACTTTATACAAGATTTTTTCATTCatttattcattcattGGCTATTTTGAGTGCGATATATTTGACGCCACTGGATTCTCCATTAAAATATCGAAATGACCTACGATATTTCAATGAGTACATGGGAAAACGGTTCAGCTACCAGGGTTACACCTTTACCAACGCTTACTGGGAAAAAACCAGCACTAATCATCTCTTCCACAAGAGAACAACGTTTAAAGTAATTGCGGAGCTTTAGTCAAAAAAGGCCGATACCGCTCTTAAGCCCTTCTTGGAATCAAGGAGACCTTAAAGATCTAGCGTCGCAGAGCGTCACCCATGATCTGAGGATGATTTTCAGCGACTGGACACTCAGATAATAGATGTTTAACATATTCTTCCTCCCCACATTCACATTGATGGGGTcggttgttgattttaaaCCTCTTGAAGAACATTCCAAACGCACCTTTGGCTGTTCATAACTGCACCAGTTTATCGGGTTCATTCTTTGAGCATTCATTCAAGCAATATCCCAAAGGGTTTTTGTGATCTGCATTATATAACCTTGGAAGAGTATATGACCGGTAAAACTCTCTGCAAACGTCTGGTACTTTGATTCCCATATTGTGTGATGTCTTTGATAAATCTTTTGCTTTAGTTCACTCTCGACCTTCCAGCTTAACTTTCACTTTCCTTGTCCTCTTTCTTCCACGGTGGTTTCTTTCGTCAAATCCGGTCTTGAAATATGTCCTCTTTAGGTAGAATATTTAGGTAGAACCTCATAGAGTCGTTGGACTAACTCATTGTGTGCCATGTGCTTACTCCACCATCTAGACCTAGCATCAACTGGGTTCTGAGGGTCCACATTACGATGTCGTCGCACGATAAAGCTTGTTTGGAGAACTTCCACTGACTATCTAACATCACTCCCAATAATTTGAGCGTGGGTGAAGCCTGTCATCGCTCCCCTGAAGGTAAAACCAACATTAGCTGTCGTTTCTTTGAGGTTTTTTGACTGTCTACATgctataataataataacaataataataataataataataataataataataataatcaatattaaagtcctaacacaattatacaacaacattaaaatattactatACTCTCATATGATAGTAGGACTATTCTACTATTGGCCCCCTACGGGCTATACCTTCGTGTTGGTTTCAACATGTGCGCTAGATAGGCCGGATTCCCCAGAACCTCCCTTTCCGAGCAGTGGAAAACCTGAACACCTTTGAGTAACCTTAGTATTTACTCCAGTGGTCAGGGGAAACCGCTGCTAGCTAATTCTCCTCAGAGAACGTGCTATCTTAGCTTAAAAGTGACGGATTCGCCTTAAGGAAGGAGGCGACCGCTTTGAGACCCTTTCGggtatcaagaagagatggtAGATCCAGTTCACGGGATGCGTCGCGGAGGATCGGTCGATGTTGTTCAGTAAGTGGACAGTCTCGGAGGATATGCTCCaccgtttcttcaactccacATCGGCAATCATATCTACGATTACTGATTCGAAATCTCTGAAAGAACGAGCCCATTGCACCCATACCCGTTCTTAACTGAACCAACTTGCTTAGTTCTCCTCGCGGACTTTCATAAAGAAAAGGTCGCAGTGCATTCGCGTGCTTTGTAGAGTAGAGCCGGGGAGCTGTGAAGGACCGGTAAAAAGCTCCTTTCGGCGACTGAGTGTACTCTATCTCCCATTTTTGGTAACATTGTGATCTAATTTCCTTGCgtattgatttcttctggctgcttGCCTTAGATATGGCTTCACTGTCTCTGGAAGCCCAGGAGGGTTACCAAAGTCTGTACCTGTCCTTTTTGATGTCCGTAACTTCAACTGTCCTATACAATTCATCAATCGGTCACCCAACATGGTTCCAGAATATAGCTTTCTAGCTCGAATACGGTGGGGATTATACCTATGAAGGTCACGATGGAGTCGTactaaataatattgttCAGTTTCCAGCATTCTATGCTCAATAGGGGGAATTTCCGCGTCTCGGTGAAGGCTGACGATGGCCGTTGGTTTGTAGGCCCCTAAGATACTTCGGAGAGCTGCATTTTGGATCCTTTGGATAGCATCCTTTAATCCTTTTCTGATTCGATTGTACCAAATTGGACTGGCATACTCGAGTATAGACCTAACACAGCTTTTGTAGAGGCATCTCATGGTAGCGCCAGTTACTCCTCGAGTAACTCCTCCCAAGCGACGAATGACATTTAACGCTGACTGGCCTTTGTTGATTACTGATTTAGCTGTCTACATGCATGAAGCCGGGCATTTACACAGTACCAGGAGGATTGCTCGCATTTTACCTACTTAATCGGTAAAGCCTTTACATTACTATCAAAACACAAGTTAGTTAATTCACATTAGAGTGTTAGCTATGTTTTCAGCTTCAAATGGAGGTTTAACACAACTAAAATAGTTTTGGATTCAGGTTTAACACACAGGCTGCAATCTAGTATATTCAACTTTTGATCACAATTAGGGCGTGTAGTCTAGTTGGTTATGGCGCTCGCTTTGCATGCGAGAGGTCTCTGGTTCGATTCCGGACTCGTccattcttttttattattcGCTCTCATGTAGAGccgctttttttttgtttgtattTGATCCTCGTAGGAGTTAAGTTCACCAAAACGGAAAAAAACGGCATACAGAAATAAACATATAAACTTTACCatttaatatttaaaaaGAATGTTATATACCCACATTTTTGTTGTCACTGAACCAGCAGTTACGAAGAGCCCATAATAAAACCGACGTGTATTTAGACCCAAGACCAGGTAATCTCAACACGACCCTCAGCAGGGTCAGCAATGACATCAAATGCAGCAGGCGACAGATCAAGATTGCCATAAGCACAAGTAGGACATTTATCAGTAATAGTGACTGTAACAGACTTACCATTACGGAAGATTTGAGCCTTCTTACCACAGTTAGGATTAGCATTGGGGTTGGGGAAGTCACCAAACATAGGGGCATTTAGTGCAGCAATAAAGTCAGAATCAGTGTTGGTAATACCACAAGCGCCAAGACCGACCTCGTAAAAAGTAGCTTGTCCAGAGAATTGACCAGATCcagccgaagaagaatcGGAACCAGAGCTGGAAGGAGCGGGCGCGGCAGGAGATGAAACGACAACAACGGAGCTAGTAGCAGGAGGAGGGGTCGAAGTGGTAGTtgggggaggaggaggggaAGAGGTAGTAACagggggaggaggaggaggggtgGAAGTAGTGgaaggaggaggtggaggagggggagTCGAAGTGCTAGAAGGAGCAGCCTCAGGAGTAGAAGAAGGCTGAGTTACAATAATGGTCGAGGTAAAAGTGGAACTAGTAGTAGGCTCAGGTTCAGGAGTCGAACTAGATGATGGAACATCCTCGACAGAACTGGAAGAAATAACAATAGTGGTAGTCGAAGGAGTAGGTGCCTcgggagcagcagcagagatAAATTCAAAGGCAGTACTGACGGGATTGCCGTTTTGGTCGACATAAACATGAGCATTCTCGTAGACATACTTGGTCACATGAACGTAGTCAGTCACAATAGCACGCTTGTGGAGGTGATGGCCATGGTTGGCAATGGGAGTGGCTAagacagaagaagcagccaaaACTACAGAAGTAGCCAAAGTggaaaatatcattttgtttttgaaaagaaGTTGAAATTCGAAAATGCGTAATAAGATGCTAGTTACAAGTCGATTGAGTATATACCAGATATATCAGTCGAATCTTGAGTTTTCAATTTAAAAATAAGAGGAACCTGCCTTTTGAAAGGAATGTGGTGAGTTTAAAAGGATTGGACTGGGCTGTAATTGTAAACCCCTATTGTCGTTGAGACTAAACTTGTCGAAGCTgatttatcaaaaaaaggaTATAACCATGAAGGAACAACTCCTCTTATATAGGATGAGACCGATTTTGCGGCGGTACCGCCAAGTATGGTCACCAATCTCGCCAGTCAATTTTGTCATGCATTCGCATCTACCATTCAAGGTAGCATCTGCACGACCTCATTTGAAGGTGTAGCCAATACGCTCTAGCTTCATGCAAGGAGCTTTAAGAAAGGGGGTGGATGGTCCATTTGTTGTCGGGATCTACAGATTATCACACATATGTGCGCATGCAATGCACCATGCTATCCTTTATAGGTGCATGGcagtgaagatgaaaaaaCACAGGAGACGGAGAACAGGAGGAGCTGCATATTTGGCAGGTTCAAGAGGCGGGTCTGCCTGTTCCAGCATCCTGTAGGGGGAACGGCATCGGGAGGCTTGAGTTGCCAGGTTAACCAGCACCCAAACCTACCGAACAAACCAGATTTGCGAGCTCCATGGCTCACACTACACATCCAGTTCAACTCTTCGCGTCATTTTTTGCGGCGTAAGCGAGAGGTAATGGATGAGGGGGCATATAAATTGTATGCCTGTAGAACCAAGACACTGAGAGATGGCAAGGGCTCTAGTGAATGAAGGAGGCGTTGGGCGGCTTTTTTAGGAGTTATTGAATACGCAAATTTGCCCCTGCAAAGGAAAGCTCGTCGCGACAGCTCATACTACTGCCTGCAATCAATATCCACTCCAAAGTCCACATCAGCGGTGGTTGATGTCGGTACCAATAAACAGTTACATGGAGTCCATGCAGGCAGCAAAATTTTCATATTATAATCCACATATTATGACgctttttgctttttaCATCTAACAATTTAAGAGACTGAGTAAATTGACTGGTACATCTTAAGCGGTCAACCACGTTGGTTCATTGCATCAGAAGAACCAGGTTGATTTCTGCATTATGTGGACCGATCCGAGTCGATTTAAGAGAGGATATATGACGTTCTTAGGATGTTGACTCAATATGGATTCATATCCTAACCACCGAGAGGTAGgctatttcttttttccagCTGCTCATTACTCAAATTGGTCTTTAATCCCACCAATTCAGTTAGTCAGACCGTTTCACAAacggttttttttcttatattttgttctttcGAAAGGCTGCTTTGTGTATTGTCCTCATATCCTTTAATTCGAAGACATTTCACTTTCAGTACAGTTGACCTTCACTCATGTGTAATATGCCGGCTATTTCAGGGAGAGAGACATATTGTTATTAATCATGCACGTCGTCATTATTAATTACCGTATTCTTAAAAACTGCCGTTTACAACTTGAACGTTCGGTATTATATTGACATCACAAGGGAAGATTTGGAAGAATTTACAAAAATTAGtaattaataattatttttgctaGGCTATAATCTAATAACTTCCCAACTTTCATTGTGATTATACTACTCAAGCTGTGTTCTTCTAGCGGCGGTATTGCATGTCATTTCTTTCAATCAAGCAGTTAGGACGAGAGCCTCTATCCAAATTTAAACTAGTACCTTATCAATAAGAAGTTATTTACGGGACGACCACAGGAAAAAGTTTTATCACCGAGAACACTTAAGTAACAAAATCTGCAAATGGACACATGCTCTACGCACTCTTGAGTTGGTTCCAACCAATAACATCGTTAATCAAGTCTAAAAGAAATGGTAATGGGCTGGTACCTACTTACCAGTAAGTTTCCTATTCCAGCAGATGGCAACGGGCTCCTCCATCTTCGGCAGCCAACCTAGTCAGTCTATTCCGGTGCCTATTCTTGATCTATTAAGTGCATGCCATGCACTTCTGAAGGATTACTATGAAAAATACTTATGGCACAAGCCAGATCTGTAATGAGGCAACGGTCGCCTGCATACCTGGGACCCCTCATAGCTTGATCCAAACTTTGTTTAAGGTTTATAGATGTGTAAATAGGGGCTTTGTGAGTAAACAAACTGTCAGGGGGAAAGGGGGGATAAAGTTCAGATATGGCTCTACCTATGGTAAGGTTGCTGTGTTCTCAGCTTTCTCGCCGCTGTTTTTTCTTGCACTCGCTGCCGTTAAATCGTTTCTGCAGGCTCCTGTTGGAATAGCAATAACCCTGGCAACAGGTTCGGATCCAAAAGAGCACCCCCACAGGAGTTGTTAGCTGCAGACCACCAGTAAAAATGCGGCCGTATGTGCCAATTTCTATGACTACCTCTCATTTAGTCTCAGGTTGTTAGCTTCAACTACAATAAGTGCGACACTGGTAAAAGAAACAGCCATAGTATAATAAGCATATATTCCAACCGCCAAAGGGAATCGTAGTCATACTTCAATACATTTTCAATAAAGCTATTTTGTACATATGGCGGTATTCCAGATACCAATTCTATAATCTAAATTATAGACATTAAAAACACGATTAGtgtaataaaaaaaataataaaataaaactaaCATAGCAAATCAAGTCATTAAATGGCAACCAGTAGGTGATAGCCATCAGTTTGCACCTTCTTATTTAAGCTGCCCAAATAGTAAGAGTGTCATTAAAGTTTTTCTCTTGCTCGTCATTTAACTCCAAAGCCATTTGGATATCCTCATCAGAGGTTATCGTGACAaagtcatcatcctcatctttATACTTGATTCGCAATGGGTTGGGTGTTTGTTTGCCACAAAGTCGGATCTTACGGTCAACCCGTTCCAAAAGCTGACTGTATTTAACACCCACCGGCACGATAAGCAAAAATGTGTCTTCCAAATAGTGTAGTTTGACCTTCATTTGATTAGTATGAGGTTTAGCCGGACCAAGGCCAGGAATTGCCCCTTCAGATTTAGTTCTTTGAGCAAGAGGAACACCACTGTTAGCTTGGTGATTTGAAGAAGGACTTGATAACGAAGTTGTTGCATGTGAACCCAGAGCTATCTGCTGCTTGTCAGCATGGTTTAATGAAGTTGTTGAGGAATTGGGATAGTTGGGATAATTGGGTGAACTTGCTGACCTGCTACGCGAGACATAACGTAGCGGTTgagcagcggcagcagcggcagcagcagcagccgaagAAGCATTAGAGGACAAATTTGTAGATGAAGGGAGAGCCGATGAAGATGTGGACGAGGAAGTTAAAGTGCTACTCAGTCCTAAATTATTGAAATCCTCACTGAGATTTGTCGAGTTATAGTTGTTGCCATTAGAAAAGGTGTAATTGGATGAGGTGCTGACAGTCCTAGTACTATTTACCTCGCTACCACTAGGGGAAACACCTTCTGCATAACCCACAgtttcatcatcactgCCTTCGTCATACGCAGTGTGATTGGGCTCTTCTCTGCCATCGAAACGAGCCGATTGGAAAAGTTCATTTGCAGTATCTTGGTATCGAGCCACTAATTTGCGGATTGTCTTCTCCCATAATCTAAGCAACTCCTCGTTTCTGAACCTAATATCGAAGTAGCCAGTATCACTAGCGTCATCCTTCCCCCATGAAATGTGGAGCAGATAGCCGTCCTTTTTGGAGATGAAGACATCAGTAATGTAGGCGATGTAGATACGTCCTTTCAAAACCAAACTGGATCGCTTactcttgttctttttggtCAATCCCATTGATTTCTTGGCGGGAGCAGCCTCCTTACAACAGAGAATAATGTtctcaaataaataaaggTGATATTCCCGCTCAAAGCCGACTTTCACTACTGGAAATACTCCATCATGTAGCAAATCGCCAAAATCTTCAATATTATGCCCTCGCCAATCCCGTAACCGGTCACTCAACTCTTTGACAACTTCTACATTCTCGACTCTTCGTTGAGTCTCATTAACATTGGCAGTAATCTTTCTAACCTTGATCAGGCCGGATTGAAGCTCATCATAGTAGGGCCAATCAGATGGCGTGCATTTAATCAACTCCCTCAATAATAAAGGATACTTGCAAATTCGTTGAATTGGCTTAATAAGCATGGCCGGCAGCTCATAAGCAGGTTCAATCATATGCGTCAAAGAAATTAGCTTTGGAGCTTCTAAAGCAGCCAGTTCCGAAGCGTGCCTCTGGTTCATAGCATAGCCTTCGTATACCTCGAATCCAGATTCAGATACTTCGAAGAGATAGCCGAGTCGTTGTTCTTCAGGAGGCAGGCTCGCATGATACTCTACAGCCACTAAAAACTGTCTTTGGAAATCCAGTAGTTGGAACAAGTTAGGGAATAGGAAATGTAGTGTGTCAGGACTTAACAAACTATTTTGTTGGATCTCATCCTGATACTTGGCGAGCACTTCCAAGTCTTGAACATATTTTCGCTCGGTTTGTAGAAGTTCATCGACAATTTTAGCACGTTGGTCCATTTCTTTAGGTTCAACAGACTCTCGAACAGGCAGAGGCGGAATGACGCCCTTCTGCTCAAGGGTGTCAAGAATCAGCTGGACTGTTTTAATAACCTTTATCAGTACTGATGTGCTTTCCGAGTAAACGTTGGATATGGTGAACAATTGGTCATCAGAATACTCGAGTTCGGATTTACAGGCTTGAATAAATGCATATAAAGCACGTTTGGCTACCTTCAAGTCATTCGACACACCTGCGGGAAGAGGCGTCGGCGGGTTTAATGCATTGTACAGAGCGCATAGAGACGTGCCCATTCTGAGAAATCTCCATACATGGGTCACAGGGTCGATTTTCATGCCAGGCGGAACAGCTGCTACAGTATTTAACTGAGGAGCAAATCCTGACCCGCTGCCCATTGGGGGAGATTTAAGCGTTGAAGCTGGTGAGCCATTTCCAGAGAAGTCGCCTGATCCAGATAAATAAGGAGATGTCATATTAGAAGAAGCTCTCGAGGCAATGCGGTCATGACCACCTATATTCGTACTGAGTCCTAATCCCAAGCCAGTTGCAGcagagccagcagcagcaacggcTGTGGTTCCATTAGCATTGTTACCAGATTGATCATACGCATTTCCATCTTCAAAGTCGGTTTCACAAGCATCTAGGTAAACTTGAAGACCAGGAACTAGCTCTAATCGTTCTTTCAAAGCCAAGCATATCTGAAACAAAGACTCGGAGCCATCAGCAGGTCGATTTGAAACGAGACTTGCAATAGGCATGGGTCCACCATTCGTTGGCATTCCAATTAAGGTATTACTAGTCGTATTTGTCAAAACATGTGAAACTGGTGAAGGAAGAGATGAGGCTGGCTGTAACGAGGTCACTAAGGAAGTAGTACTGGGGTTCTTACTAGGGCCATTAGGTCGTGTGGTATGTTGATTATTAGCATGTGAATTTTGTTGAGGAGCCTTAAAATTGAATGCCGACACACTCGAGCTAGCTGATGAATTCAGATAACCAAACGAAGATGAATCCTGTACCGATGAAGACGCCCCAGGATACTGTTGAATGTTAAGTTGAGACATGATGTCAAGACGTCTGTCTCCAAAAACCTGGCTAAGAGAAATGGTTAGTTCACAGTCCTAGGATAACATGCGTTTTACCGTCACAAAAACCAACCAGTCATAAcattgctgctattactgCTATCACTATAAGTAACAGTATCAGGTGTGATATTGATAGCAGAAACTGAATCAAACATAGCATATATACCATCCCCTGAAAATCCTAGCAGCACCTGTACCAGCGACAGCCAGACTCTCATAATTTTTAAAAGCACCAGTACGAGTGTCAATCAAAGCATCCCTAGCAATATCAGTACCTCTAGTACGTCTTCGTAATAGTAGAGAGCCTGTAGCGTGATCCTATTACGAGTAATTTGGGAAGGCAGGTTTCTGGGCCCAACTGAGTAGAAATCCAAGTGTCTACTAGAAAGTCAAGATGCTACGAAGTCCACAAAACCAACACACTCACCGCTGactcaaaaccaaaactt
This window harbors:
- the CHA1 gene encoding L-serine/L-threonine ammonia-lyase CHA1 (Catabolic L-serine (L-threonine) deaminase; catalyzes the degradation of both L-serine and L-threonine; required to use serine or threonine as the sole nitrogen source, transcriptionally induced by serine and threonine; GO_component: GO:0042645 - mitochondrial nucleoid [Evidence IDA] [PMID 15692048]; GO_component: GO:0005739 - mitochondrion [Evidence IEA,IEA]; GO_component: GO:0005739 - mitochondrion [Evidence IDA] [PMID 14562095]; GO_component: GO:0005739 - mitochondrion [Evidence IDA] [PMID 16823961]; GO_function: GO:0003941 - L-serine ammonia-lyase activity [Evidence IEA]; GO_function: GO:0003941 - L-serine ammonia-lyase activity [Evidence IDA] [PMID 7042346]; GO_function: GO:0004794 - L-threonine ammonia-lyase activity [Evidence IEA]; GO_function: GO:0004794 - L-threonine ammonia-lyase activity [Evidence IDA] [PMID 7042346]; GO_function: GO:0016829 - lyase activity [Evidence IEA]; GO_function: GO:0030170 - pyridoxal phosphate binding [Evidence IEA]; GO_process: GO:0006565 - L-serine catabolic process [Evidence IGI] [PMID 7042346]; GO_process: GO:0006520 - cellular amino acid metabolic process [Evidence IEA]; GO_process: GO:0006567 - threonine catabolic process [Evidence IGI] [PMID 7042346]); this encodes MELLTGYHETPLLPSVYLSRNCKVFLKLENTQPSGSFKSRGISNLVQSKIKNTTKPNVQLFSSSGGNAGMATAYAAQLHKVPCTVVVPKLTKQPTIDRLQKIGAKTIVHGDHWAAANSYLVDELIPSLPDDIEPVYCHPFDDEEIWNGHATMIDEIKQQLQPLGKDIRPDAIILSVGGGGLYAGVVRGLERNGWEEVPIITVETEGAATLYKSVGAGKQVILDSIDTVATTLGSTFIPKQVVKMAVQEHKTISITVTDKEACSACEKFAQDHKFIVEPACGASLVPIYENKLASLIDLRPDSVIVVIVCGGTATSVDDIVSYREESQG